The Euphorbia lathyris chromosome 2, ddEupLath1.1, whole genome shotgun sequence genome includes a window with the following:
- the LOC136217264 gene encoding uncharacterized protein isoform X3, with protein sequence MAAGGGEDLDSIGDGIVIQIQKLGRNSRRIRSKIAINASLDDIWKILTDYEKLADFIPGLAVSKLIDKKDNFARLYQIGQQNLPLGLKFNAKAILDCFEKDLETFNSKKKRDIDFKMIEGDFKLFEGKWSIEQVCKPRLEDSDCSIDQAFETTLSYSVDAKPKLWLPVHLVEGRLCKEIQTNLSSIREEAEKVIDNTLHAQ encoded by the exons ATGGCTGCTGGAGGAG GTGAGGATTTGGATTCTATAGGCGATGGGATTGTTATTCAAATACAGAAGCTTGGAAGGAATTCCAGGAGAATTCGCTCCAAGATTGCTATTAACGCCAGCCTCGATGATATTTGGAAAATTTTGACTGATTATGAGAAATTGGCTGATTTCATTCCTGGTTTGGCTGTTAGTAAATTGATTGacaagaaggataattttgctCGCCTTTACCAG ATAGGACAACAAAATTTGCCGCTTGGGCTGAAATTTAATGCCAAAGCAATTTTAGATTGTTTCGAGAAAGATCTTGAGACTTTTAATTCAAAGAAGAAGCGTGATATTGACTTTAAAATGATTGAAGGTGACTTCAAATTATTTGAAGGAAAATGGTCGATTGAACAG GTCTGTAAGCCCAGATTAGAAGACAGTGATTGCTCAATTGATCAAGCATTTGAGACAACGCTTTCGTATTCTGTTGATGCAAAACCCAAACTATGGCTGCCTGTTCATCTAGTTGAAGGCAGGCTCTGCAAGGAGATACAAACTAACCTCTCCTCCATCCGCGAAGAAGCAGAAAAGGTGATTGACAATACTCTACATGCTCAATAG
- the LOC136217264 gene encoding uncharacterized protein isoform X2, giving the protein MVSFLCNNTKIGLEGPNDRNSILTKQKRRRNAGLLSAVGEIMCAFPLSVYYCSSSYPGEDLDSIGDGIVIQIQKLGRNSRRIRSKIAINASLDDIWKILTDYEKLADFIPGLAVSKLIDKKDNFARLYQIGQQNLPLGLKFNAKAILDCFEKDLETFNSKKKRDIDFKMIEGDFKLFEGKWSIEQVCKPRLEDSDCSIDQAFETTLSYSVDAKPKLWLPVHLVEGRLCKEIQTNLSSIREEAEKVIDNTLHAQ; this is encoded by the exons ATGGTAAGCTTTTTGTGCAATAATACAAAAATTGGGCTAGAAGGCCCAAATGATAGAAACAGCATCCTAACAAAGCAAAAGAGACGAAGAAATGCGGGGTTGTTATCTGCTGTGGGCGAAATAATGTGCGCCTTTCCTCTGTCAGTTTACTACTGCTCCTCCTCTTATCCTG GTGAGGATTTGGATTCTATAGGCGATGGGATTGTTATTCAAATACAGAAGCTTGGAAGGAATTCCAGGAGAATTCGCTCCAAGATTGCTATTAACGCCAGCCTCGATGATATTTGGAAAATTTTGACTGATTATGAGAAATTGGCTGATTTCATTCCTGGTTTGGCTGTTAGTAAATTGATTGacaagaaggataattttgctCGCCTTTACCAG ATAGGACAACAAAATTTGCCGCTTGGGCTGAAATTTAATGCCAAAGCAATTTTAGATTGTTTCGAGAAAGATCTTGAGACTTTTAATTCAAAGAAGAAGCGTGATATTGACTTTAAAATGATTGAAGGTGACTTCAAATTATTTGAAGGAAAATGGTCGATTGAACAG GTCTGTAAGCCCAGATTAGAAGACAGTGATTGCTCAATTGATCAAGCATTTGAGACAACGCTTTCGTATTCTGTTGATGCAAAACCCAAACTATGGCTGCCTGTTCATCTAGTTGAAGGCAGGCTCTGCAAGGAGATACAAACTAACCTCTCCTCCATCCGCGAAGAAGCAGAAAAGGTGATTGACAATACTCTACATGCTCAATAG
- the LOC136217264 gene encoding uncharacterized protein isoform X1, translated as MVSFLCNNTKIGLEGPNDRNSILTKQKRRRNAGLLSAVGEIMCAFPLSVYYCSSSYPGLLLQPSSSSINPSPFPSKFINLTSQSSSFRYFHSSSRLTPFCSNADSSLVELNDCDDDVGDGYCFVGEDLDSIGDGIVIQIQKLGRNSRRIRSKIAINASLDDIWKILTDYEKLADFIPGLAVSKLIDKKDNFARLYQIGQQNLPLGLKFNAKAILDCFEKDLETFNSKKKRDIDFKMIEGDFKLFEGKWSIEQVCKPRLEDSDCSIDQAFETTLSYSVDAKPKLWLPVHLVEGRLCKEIQTNLSSIREEAEKVIDNTLHAQ; from the exons ATGGTAAGCTTTTTGTGCAATAATACAAAAATTGGGCTAGAAGGCCCAAATGATAGAAACAGCATCCTAACAAAGCAAAAGAGACGAAGAAATGCGGGGTTGTTATCTGCTGTGGGCGAAATAATGTGCGCCTTTCCTCTGTCAGTTTACTACTGCTCCTCCTCTTATCCTGGTCTCCTTCTTCaaccttcttcttcctccatcAATCCTTCTCCTTTTCCTTCTAAATTCATTAACCTAACCTCTCAAAGTTCTTCTTTTCGCTACTTTCACTCCTCATCCAGGCTCACCCCTTTCTGTTCCAACGCCGATTCCTCTTTGGTCGAACTTAATGATTGTGACGATGATGTTGGTGATGGTTACTGTTTTGTAGGTGAGGATTTGGATTCTATAGGCGATGGGATTGTTATTCAAATACAGAAGCTTGGAAGGAATTCCAGGAGAATTCGCTCCAAGATTGCTATTAACGCCAGCCTCGATGATATTTGGAAAATTTTGACTGATTATGAGAAATTGGCTGATTTCATTCCTGGTTTGGCTGTTAGTAAATTGATTGacaagaaggataattttgctCGCCTTTACCAG ATAGGACAACAAAATTTGCCGCTTGGGCTGAAATTTAATGCCAAAGCAATTTTAGATTGTTTCGAGAAAGATCTTGAGACTTTTAATTCAAAGAAGAAGCGTGATATTGACTTTAAAATGATTGAAGGTGACTTCAAATTATTTGAAGGAAAATGGTCGATTGAACAG GTCTGTAAGCCCAGATTAGAAGACAGTGATTGCTCAATTGATCAAGCATTTGAGACAACGCTTTCGTATTCTGTTGATGCAAAACCCAAACTATGGCTGCCTGTTCATCTAGTTGAAGGCAGGCTCTGCAAGGAGATACAAACTAACCTCTCCTCCATCCGCGAAGAAGCAGAAAAGGTGATTGACAATACTCTACATGCTCAATAG